Proteins encoded by one window of Salarias fasciatus chromosome 1, fSalaFa1.1, whole genome shotgun sequence:
- the LOC115387961 gene encoding ATP synthase F(0) complex subunit C3, mitochondrial-like, with translation MYACAKFVSTPSLIRAGSRALYRPLSAAVVSDGRKSDTASLLAPQSSVASGQQLAVRGFQTSAVSRDIDTAAKFIGAGAATVGVAGSGAGIGTVFGSLIIGYARNPSLKQQLFSYAILGFALSEAMGLFCLMVAFLILFAM, from the exons ATGTACGCCTGTGCTAAGTTCGTCTCCACGCCCTCTCTG ATCCGTGCTGGATCCCGGGCTCTGTACAGACCTCTCTCTGCAGCCGTAGTGTCAGATGGCAGGAAATCAGAT ACTGCTTCCCTCCTGGCACCACAGAGCAGCGTAGCCTCTGGACAGCAGCTGGCAGTACGAGGATTTCAAACCAGCGCCGTGAGCCGTGACATCGACACCGCTGCCAAGTTCATCGGCGCCGGAGCTGCCACCGTGGGAGTGGCTGGGTCCGGAGCTGGGATTGGAACCGTGTTCGGCAGCCTCATTATCGGATATGCAAG aaacccatctctgaagcagcagctcttctcttACGCCATTCTGGGATTCGCTCTGTCTGAAGCCATGGGTCTCTTCTGTCTGATGGTGGCGTTCCTCATCCTGTTCGCCATGTAA